A stretch of the Cyprinus carpio isolate SPL01 chromosome B4, ASM1834038v1, whole genome shotgun sequence genome encodes the following:
- the LOC122137090 gene encoding gastrula zinc finger protein XlCGF7.1-like yields the protein MEFIKEESEDVRIEETFRVKHEEDTEEQTDQMVLKEEYQELNETEEKDLDFMTSQKSALETGTRGSFICQQCGKCYNQKGNLKVHMRVHTGEKPFTCQQCGRSFPRKESLKSHIRIHTGEKPFTCDKCGKSFSHKGPLHTHMIVHAGEKPFTCKLCGIMLNRKGNLKTHMRVHTGERPFTCDRCGKSFTRNESLNYHMGTHLRENSFICHHCGISCTNKANLKTHMKVHTGEKPYTCLQCEKSFKYQKDLKRHLQTHSAKKTQCSECGKRFRKSSNFKNHFCLQSGERRVAVDS from the exons atggagtttattaaagaggagagtgaagatgtaaggattgaagaaacattcagagtcaaacatgaagaagatactgaggaacaaacag ACCAGATGGTGCTGAAAGAGGAGTATCAAGAACTGAatgaaacagaagagaaagatCTTGATTTTATGACCTCTCAGAAAAGTGCTCTGGAGACTGGAACTAGAGGTAGTTTCATCTGCcagcagtgtggaaagtgttACAATCAGAAAGGAAACCTTAaagttcacatgagagttcacactggagagaagcctttcacctgccaacagtgtggaagaaGTTTCCCACGAAAAGAAAGTCTTAAGTCTCATATTCGAATTCACAcgggagagaagccgttcacatgtgataagtgtggaaagagtttctctcATAAAGGACCCCTTCATACTCACATGATTGTTCACGccggagagaaacctttcacctgcaaactgtgtggaataATGCTCAATCGAAAAGGAAATCTGAAgactcacatgagagttcacactggagagaggccgttcacatgtgatcggtgtggaaagagtttcacgcGTAACGAAAGCCTTAATTACCACATGGGGACTCACTTAAGAGAGAACAGTTTTATATGCCATCACTGTGGAATAAGCTGTACAAATAAAGCAAACCTCAAGACTCACATgaaagttcacactggagagaagccttacacgtGTCTTCAGTGTGAGAAGAGTTTCAAATATCAAAAAGATCTGAAAAGGCATTTACAAACTCATTCTGCCAAGAAAACGCAGTGTTCTGAGTGTGGCAAGAGGTTTAGAAAAAGTAGCAATTTCAAAAATCACTTTTGCCTTCAATCTGGTGAAAGAAGGGTAGCCGTGGATTCTTGA